Proteins found in one Brachyspira murdochii DSM 12563 genomic segment:
- a CDS encoding SET domain-containing protein: MIFQRFVKLICLNNKIILYILINILIRSLLIQEKSQKDKCKDWTYITGIIYNVFHTIEKEHVNDKLVTKVFDSFLAEIKYVNNEFYNAYNNGEYEEIEFPPYRTDDYTQLVSNINSLTTPYNAAFNWKEFVKGVLATLVPTIELFSQYFS, from the coding sequence TTGATTTTTCAAAGATTTGTCAAGCTCATATGTTTGAATAATAAAATTATATTATATATACTAATAAATATATTAATAAGGAGTTTACTTATACAAGAAAAAAGTCAAAAAGATAAATGTAAGGATTGGACTTATATAACAGGAATTATTTATAACGTATTCCATACAATAGAAAAAGAGCATGTAAACGATAAACTTGTAACTAAAGTATTTGATTCGTTTCTAGCAGAAATTAAATATGTTAATAATGAATTTTATAACGCATATAATAACGGTGAATATGAAGAAATAGAATTTCCTCCATATAGGACAGATGATTACACTCAATTAGTTAGTAATATTAACTCACTAACAACACCTTATAATGCAGCTTTCAACTGGAAAGAGTTTGTTAAAGGTGTTCTGGCAACTCTTGTGCCTACAATAGAATTATTTTCTCAATATTTTAGTTGA